From the genome of Labedella gwakjiensis:
CGGGCGCGGGAAAGACCATGGTCGTGACGGCGCTCGGTCTCCTGCTCGGCGGGCGTGCCGACAGCGGCACGGTACGTTCCGGTCAGGAACGGGCGAGCGTCGACGGTCGCTGGGTCGTGCCGGAGGACGGGCCGGTCACCGAGCGCGTGCGCGAGGCCGGCGGTGATGTCGACCCGTTCGGCGAGGGGCGCGCGGAGCTCACCCTCGGACGCAGTGTGTCCTCGGAAGGCCGCAGCCGCGCAGCGGTGGGTGGGCGGGCGGCCCCCGTCGGGATCCTCTCGGAGCTCGGCGAGAAGCTCGTTGTCGTGCACGGCCAGTCGGAGCAGCTCCGGCTCAAGTCGGCGACCGCACAGCGCGAGGCCCTCGACCGTTTCGCCGGCACGGGGCTCGCCGACCTCCTGGCGGACTACACGCACGCTTTCACGCGGTGGCGGTCCAATCGGGCGGAACTCGACACGATCCGAGACGAACGCGACGCCCGAGCCGCGGAGGCGGCGACCCTCCGGGAGACGATCGCGGCCATCGAGGTGGCCGCACCGCAGCCGGGGGAGGACGAGGAGCTCGCTGTCCGCGCCGTCCGGCTCGGCAACCTCGAGGCCCTCCGGCTCGCCGCGGCAGGCGCGCGTGAGGCGCTGTCGGCTGAGGAGCCCGACGGCATCGACGTGGTCGGCCTCATCGGCAGCGCCAGACGCCTCGTCGACGACGCGAGCGACGCAGACCCGACCCTCGCGGCGATCGGCGAGCAGCTCGCCAACATCGGCTACCTCGCGGCCGACGTCGCGGCCGACCTGTCGACGTACCTCGCCGAAGTCGACGCAGACGGAGCACGCGAGCTCGAGATCGTGAACGAGCGGCGGGCCGTGCTCACGGGTCTCATGCGCGCG
Proteins encoded in this window:
- the recN gene encoding DNA repair protein RecN, coding for MIEEIEIRDLGVIAEATLPLGAGFTAITGETGAGKTMVVTALGLLLGGRADSGTVRSGQERASVDGRWVVPEDGPVTERVREAGGDVDPFGEGRAELTLGRSVSSEGRSRAAVGGRAAPVGILSELGEKLVVVHGQSEQLRLKSATAQREALDRFAGTGLADLLADYTHAFTRWRSNRAELDTIRDERDARAAEAATLRETIAAIEVAAPQPGEDEELAVRAVRLGNLEALRLAAAGAREALSAEEPDGIDVVGLIGSARRLVDDASDADPTLAAIGEQLANIGYLAADVAADLSTYLAEVDADGARELEIVNERRAVLTGLMRAYGPTLDDVIAVLDTGSARLVELDSDDERIEELTRQVGEDEELVTRLADEVSALRSAAAAQLGERVSAELTALAMPDAQLSIVVDSTGDLTASGRDDVRFLLQPHSGAEPRSLAKGASGGELSRVMLAIEVVIASTDPVPTFVFDEVDSGVGGAAAIEIGRRLARLAESSQVIAVTHLAQVAAFATNHLSVRKQSDGSVTSSSVVRLDGDERVSEMARLLSGLPDSESGLTHAKELLALSADDSRLLG